Below is a genomic region from Hylemonella gracilis.
AGATTTCTTGGAAACGAGCCATGATGAGTACCTTTAGGCGACCTTGATTTCTTCGCCGCTGGACTTGTAGACGCGCACGCGCTTGCCATCGGCCAGCAGCTTGACGCCCACGCGGTCAGCCTTGCCCGTCGCGGCGTTGTAGATCGCCACGTTGGATTGATGGATCGGCATGGACTTCTCCACGATGCCGCCGGTCGTCCCCTTCACGGGGTTGGGCTTGGTGTGC
It encodes:
- the rplX gene encoding 50S ribosomal protein L24, whose translation is MNKIRKGDEVIVLAGRDKGKRGKVALRKDDERVVVEGVNLVKKHTKPNPVKGTTGGIVEKSMPIHQSNVAIYNAATGKADRVGVKLLADGKRVRVYKSSGEEIKVA